The Bradyrhizobium barranii subsp. barranii genome segment GCTCGATCAGCGGCTCGTCGCCCGGAACGATCAGCGCCGTACCGATCGCGGCACCGCCCTTGGCCACTGCCGATCGCCCAAGTTTTGCACCGATATTGCCGTCGAGCCTGACGGTTTCGGCGAACACCAGCTTGCCACCACGACGCAGCCGCCAGCGATCAATGAACTCGCCCTGCTCCATCCGCTCGCCCATGGCGGTGCGGCCGAACACGACGATCTCGCAAAGCAGAAGCGAGGCGGCCTCGTCGAGCTCAATGTCGAAGCGACGATGGACCCGGGCACGATCGAACAGGATCGTCTCCTGGGGCAACCAGCCGAGGTGCGCGCCGGCGGCGACCTTCAAGGCGATATTGAGCTGCGCCGCCGCCCCCGGCGCGCGATAGACCTTCTCGGCCGCGGCCGTGGTCAATGTCAGGCGTGCCCCCTGGCCTGCCGCGATCTCGATGTCAAAACTGTCTCCGCCGGCAACGCCACCAGCCGTGTTGACGAACACGCCGGAGAGCCCCTCGCCCTCCGGCGAGGGAAAGCGCACGCGCAGGGAGCCGGACTCATGCAAGACGCCA includes the following:
- a CDS encoding urease accessory protein UreD, translating into MRSDALTTSSVFEANRARGAVRFDVHARDGVTRRGVLHESGSLRVRFPSPEGEGLSGVFVNTAGGVAGGDSFDIEIAAGQGARLTLTTAAAEKVYRAPGAAAQLNIALKVAAGAHLGWLPQETILFDRARVHRRFDIELDEAASLLLCEIVVFGRTAMGERMEQGEFIDRWRLRRGGKLVFAETVRLDGNIGAKLGRSAVAKGGAAIGTALIVPGDEPLIERIREASESFAGEVGISAWNGFAMARFCAQDAARLRADMMAVLARTGAALPRLWLS